Proteins from a genomic interval of Desulfovibrio piger:
- a CDS encoding leucyl aminopeptidase — translation MDIRFQCLGPDQWKAEILIVPVCQGENMLEACPALDNLAPWLAIAPAMRDFQGKKGQQALLHGHPELRVPRVLAIGLGAREDLTTDDIRTAVATGVQRAHELGLESILLLEPQLATLPGGRERLVEESVYAACLALYKYDLKKPAKDAPAAPQWLAVAFEGDFVPDGGQQAARRGERAAEAVCLARRLDNTPSNLLSPALLAEEAQKLAADAGLKCTVLDEKDLAEAGMSCLLAVGQGSARPPRLIVLEHAPEGHEQEKPLVLVGKGITFDTGGICLKPAANMHAMKGDMSGAAAVLATLVACAGDELPRRVVGIMACAENMPGGNAMRPGDVVRAASGDTVEIQNTDAEGRLALCDALDYAQKQWTPAAVVDIATLTGACAVALGTQVAGLFCDDDALAEHIRAAGAVGGENYWPLPLWKGYEDNLKSEVADICHMGPREGGAIHAALFLKHFVREGVRWAHLDIAGVDWATKKTALCPVGSTGFGARTLLELARGGV, via the coding sequence ATGGACATCCGTTTTCAATGCCTCGGCCCCGACCAGTGGAAGGCCGAGATTCTCATAGTGCCTGTCTGCCAGGGCGAGAACATGCTGGAAGCCTGCCCCGCGCTGGACAATCTGGCTCCCTGGCTGGCCATCGCGCCCGCCATGCGCGACTTCCAGGGCAAGAAGGGCCAGCAGGCCCTACTGCACGGCCATCCCGAACTGCGCGTGCCGCGCGTGCTGGCCATCGGCCTGGGCGCCCGTGAAGACCTGACCACGGACGACATCCGCACGGCCGTGGCCACCGGTGTGCAGCGTGCTCACGAACTGGGCCTGGAATCCATCCTGCTGCTGGAACCCCAGCTGGCCACCCTGCCCGGCGGCCGTGAGCGCCTGGTGGAAGAAAGCGTCTACGCCGCCTGCCTGGCCCTGTACAAATACGATCTCAAAAAGCCCGCCAAGGACGCCCCCGCGGCTCCCCAGTGGCTGGCCGTGGCCTTTGAGGGCGATTTCGTGCCCGACGGCGGCCAGCAGGCCGCCCGCCGCGGCGAACGCGCGGCCGAGGCCGTGTGCCTGGCCCGCCGTCTGGACAACACGCCGTCCAACCTGCTCTCTCCCGCCCTGCTGGCCGAAGAAGCGCAGAAGCTGGCCGCCGATGCCGGTCTCAAGTGCACCGTGCTGGACGAGAAGGATCTGGCCGAAGCCGGCATGAGCTGCCTGCTGGCCGTGGGCCAGGGCTCTGCCCGTCCGCCGCGCCTCATCGTGCTGGAGCATGCTCCCGAAGGCCATGAGCAGGAAAAGCCCCTGGTGCTGGTGGGCAAGGGCATCACCTTCGATACCGGCGGCATCTGCCTCAAGCCCGCTGCCAACATGCACGCCATGAAGGGCGACATGAGCGGGGCCGCCGCCGTGCTGGCCACGCTGGTGGCCTGCGCCGGGGACGAGCTGCCCCGCCGCGTGGTGGGCATCATGGCCTGCGCCGAGAACATGCCCGGCGGCAATGCCATGCGCCCCGGCGACGTGGTGCGCGCCGCTTCCGGCGATACCGTGGAGATCCAGAACACCGACGCCGAAGGCCGTCTGGCCCTGTGCGACGCCTTGGATTACGCCCAGAAGCAGTGGACGCCCGCGGCCGTGGTGGACATCGCCACCCTGACCGGCGCCTGCGCCGTGGCCCTGGGCACGCAGGTGGCGGGCCTGTTCTGCGATGACGACGCCCTGGCCGAGCACATCCGTGCCGCCGGTGCCGTGGGCGGTGAGAATTACTGGCCCCTGCCCCTGTGGAAGGGCTACGAAGACAACCTCAAGAGCGAGGTGGCGGACATCTGCCACATGGGCCCGCGCGAAGGCGGGGCCATCCACGCGGCGCTCTTCCTCAAGCATTTCGTGCGTGAGGGCGTGCGCTGGGCGCATCTGGACATCGCCGGCGTGGACTGGGCAACCAAGAAGACGGCGCTCTGCCCCGTGGGCTCCACGGGCTTCGGCGCCCGCACCTTGCTGGAACTGGCGCGTGGAGGCGTATAA
- the panB gene encoding 3-methyl-2-oxobutanoate hydroxymethyltransferase has translation MKQTAVTFRQAKGQRKLAMLTAYDATVARLMDDHVDAVLVGDSLGMVMLGQPDTLSVTMDQMIHHSAAVSRGLTKPLLVCDMPFMSYHLSPQQACANAGRLVQEGRAQAVKLEGGRHFCPQVEAIVQASIPVMGHLGLTPQSLHSMGGYKVQGRGREAAQALLDDARALEQAGVFAIVLECVPAPLAALVSRSVSVPTIGIGAGPDCDGQVLVWQDMLGMVDGLSPKFVKHYAELGAAMRQAFQTYADEVRAGTFPATEHTYGMDEKDLEKLY, from the coding sequence ATGAAACAGACCGCCGTCACTTTCCGCCAGGCCAAGGGGCAACGCAAACTGGCCATGCTCACGGCCTATGACGCCACCGTCGCCCGGCTCATGGACGATCATGTGGATGCCGTGCTGGTGGGGGATTCACTGGGCATGGTCATGCTGGGGCAGCCCGATACCCTGAGCGTGACCATGGACCAGATGATCCATCACAGCGCCGCCGTGTCCCGGGGCCTGACCAAGCCCCTGCTGGTCTGCGACATGCCCTTCATGTCCTACCACCTGTCGCCGCAGCAGGCCTGCGCCAATGCCGGACGCCTGGTGCAGGAAGGCCGGGCCCAGGCCGTGAAGCTGGAAGGCGGCCGCCATTTCTGCCCGCAGGTGGAAGCCATCGTGCAGGCGTCCATCCCGGTCATGGGGCATCTGGGTCTCACGCCGCAATCCCTGCACAGCATGGGCGGCTACAAGGTCCAGGGCCGGGGCCGTGAAGCCGCACAGGCCCTGCTGGACGATGCCCGGGCACTGGAACAGGCGGGGGTCTTCGCCATCGTGCTGGAATGCGTGCCCGCACCACTGGCCGCGCTGGTCAGCCGCAGCGTCAGCGTGCCCACCATCGGTATCGGCGCGGGCCCGGACTGCGACGGCCAGGTGCTGGTCTGGCAGGACATGCTGGGCATGGTAGACGGTCTCTCGCCCAAATTCGTCAAACATTATGCCGAGCTGGGCGCGGCCATGCGCCAGGCTTTCCAGACCTATGCCGACGAGGTTCGCGCAGGGACCTTCCCGGCAACGGAACATACCTACGGCATGGATGAGAAGGATCTGGAAAAACTGTATTGA
- a CDS encoding DNA polymerase III subunit delta' encodes MPLFQDISTPDFDRIREVLHRLAANPPQVLLLEGGTEPQRLAAARYWAACANCQQPGGEGGPCLICPTCMQIDAGEHLDVLAYDGRISNADDEAHPGPIRALNMDNIRELKQKLRDAPHGQGRRVVLLMGVEQNRSNAANALLKALEEPSPSSCFVLLAAQREQLLPTLVSRSLCLTLPWPDSLSRDPALQPWEEALALFITSGRGLFERTGARNALDARLAGQILLACQKSMSRVMSGNDDALCPLDTALALLPREKRVQCCFWFNEAQEALGFNVTPARVLEALAARLHVTRMGN; translated from the coding sequence ATGCCGCTTTTCCAGGACATCAGCACGCCGGACTTCGACCGCATCCGCGAGGTGCTCCACCGCCTGGCCGCCAACCCGCCGCAGGTCCTGCTGCTGGAAGGCGGCACCGAGCCCCAGCGCCTGGCCGCGGCCCGTTACTGGGCCGCCTGCGCCAACTGCCAGCAGCCGGGCGGCGAGGGCGGGCCCTGCCTCATCTGCCCCACCTGCATGCAGATCGATGCCGGTGAGCATCTGGACGTGCTGGCCTACGACGGCCGCATCAGCAATGCCGACGACGAGGCCCATCCCGGCCCCATCCGCGCCCTGAACATGGACAACATCCGCGAGCTCAAGCAAAAGCTGCGCGACGCTCCCCACGGCCAGGGCCGCCGCGTGGTGCTGCTCATGGGCGTGGAACAGAACCGCAGCAATGCGGCCAATGCCCTGCTCAAGGCGCTGGAAGAACCCTCGCCCTCCTCCTGCTTCGTCCTGCTGGCCGCCCAGCGCGAACAGCTCCTGCCCACGCTGGTCTCGCGCTCCCTCTGCCTGACCCTGCCCTGGCCCGACAGCCTCTCCCGTGATCCGGCCCTCCAGCCCTGGGAAGAGGCCCTGGCCCTGTTCATCACCAGCGGTCGCGGCCTGTTCGAGCGCACCGGCGCCCGCAACGCCCTGGACGCCCGTCTGGCCGGGCAGATACTGCTGGCCTGCCAGAAATCCATGAGCCGGGTCATGTCCGGCAATGACGACGCCCTTTGCCCCCTGGACACGGCCCTGGCCCTGCTGCCCCGCGAGAAGCGCGTCCAGTGCTGCTTCTGGTTCAACGAGGCGCAGGAGGCCCTGGGCTTCAACGTCACGCCCGCCCGCGTGCTGGAGGCCCTGGCCGCCCGCTTGCACGTCACCCGCATGGGGAACTGA
- the asnS gene encoding asparagine--tRNA ligase, protein MQRTLIVNALASEAPQRQITVCGWIRTRRDAKDFSFVEINDGSCLTNMQCIVDAGTAAHEGLGDANTGASVAVTGELVASPGKGQKWEVRAESIRVFGLADPESFPLQKKRHSDEFLRGIAHLRMRTNKYGAAFRIRSEAARAVHDYFHSQHFSWVHTPILTGSDCEGAGEMFRVTALPAGEKDLSKDFFGRQANLTVSGQLEAEALALGLGRVYTFGPTFRAENSNTPRHAAEFWMIEPEMAFAELEDIMELGEGLTRHVVDHALTRCESDLKLFDNFVDKGLIDRLKGMLAQPFARVSYREAIHILEDSGKEFTFPVAFGVDLQTEHERFLAEEHFRRPVIVYDYPKEIKAFYMRGNDDGETVAAMDVLVPSIGELIGGSQREERLDKLLARIAEMGQKPEDYWWYLDLRRFGSVPHAGFGMGFERLLMMLTGITNIRDVIPFPRTPGSLEF, encoded by the coding sequence ATGCAACGCACCCTTATCGTCAATGCCCTGGCCTCCGAGGCCCCGCAGCGCCAGATCACCGTCTGCGGCTGGATCCGCACCCGCCGCGATGCCAAGGACTTCAGCTTCGTGGAGATCAACGACGGTTCCTGCCTGACCAACATGCAGTGCATCGTGGATGCGGGCACCGCCGCCCACGAAGGCCTGGGCGATGCCAACACCGGCGCTTCCGTGGCCGTCACCGGCGAGCTGGTGGCCTCCCCCGGCAAGGGACAGAAGTGGGAAGTGCGTGCCGAGAGCATCCGCGTGTTCGGCCTGGCCGATCCCGAATCCTTCCCCCTGCAGAAGAAGCGCCACTCCGACGAGTTCCTGCGCGGCATCGCCCACCTGCGCATGCGCACCAACAAGTACGGCGCGGCCTTCCGCATCCGCTCCGAAGCGGCGCGCGCCGTGCATGACTACTTCCACAGCCAGCACTTTTCCTGGGTGCATACGCCCATCCTCACCGGTTCCGACTGCGAGGGCGCGGGCGAGATGTTCCGCGTGACCGCCCTGCCCGCCGGTGAAAAGGATCTTTCCAAGGACTTCTTCGGCCGTCAGGCCAACCTGACCGTGTCCGGCCAGCTGGAAGCCGAAGCCCTGGCCCTGGGCCTGGGCCGCGTCTACACCTTCGGCCCCACCTTCCGCGCCGAGAACTCCAACACCCCGCGCCACGCCGCCGAGTTCTGGATGATCGAGCCCGAGATGGCCTTTGCCGAACTGGAAGACATCATGGAGCTGGGCGAAGGCCTGACCCGCCATGTGGTGGACCATGCCCTGACCCGCTGCGAGAGCGACCTCAAACTCTTCGACAACTTCGTGGACAAGGGCCTCATCGACCGCCTGAAGGGCATGCTGGCCCAGCCCTTTGCCCGCGTGTCCTACCGGGAAGCCATCCACATCCTGGAAGACAGCGGCAAGGAGTTCACCTTCCCCGTGGCCTTCGGCGTGGACCTGCAGACCGAGCACGAGCGCTTCCTGGCCGAAGAACACTTCCGCCGTCCCGTCATCGTCTATGACTATCCCAAGGAGATCAAAGCCTTCTACATGCGCGGCAATGACGACGGCGAGACCGTGGCGGCCATGGACGTGCTGGTGCCCAGCATCGGCGAGCTCATCGGCGGTTCCCAGCGTGAAGAGCGCCTGGACAAGCTGCTGGCCCGCATCGCCGAGATGGGCCAGAAGCCCGAGGACTACTGGTGGTATCTGGATCTGCGCCGCTTCGGCAGCGTGCCCCACGCCGGTTTCGGCATGGGCTTCGAACGCCTGCTGATGATGCTCACCGGCATCACCAATATCCGCGACGTCATCCCCTTCCCCCGCACTCCCGGCAGCCTGGAATTCTAG
- the cobA gene encoding uroporphyrinogen-III C-methyltransferase, which produces MKVYLIGAGPGDAGLLTLKGRDALACADVVVYDALANDSLLGHARPDAERIYVGKVAGNHALPQHEINALLVRKAKEGKVVARLKGGDPYIFGRGGEEAEELLAAGVPFEEVPGISSTIAAPAYAGIPLTHRNFASSVTIITGHENPDKPGSVHNWKALAASASTLVFVMGMKNLPDIARHLLDAGMDPDTPAALVYRGTTPYQRSLVATISTLPQAAVDNKFSNPSVIVVGKVCSLHDQLGWFEQRPLYGRSIVVTRAREQASGLAQSLTELGANVIQCPTIEISPLADYSELDAAVARLAEYGWIIFTSVNGVRHFWKRLATCGRDSRAIGQCKVAAIGPATADALRERGIEPDFIPARYVAEGVVEGLLAMGPVAGVKMLLPRAAKAREVLPDELRKAGAQVDVIAAYETVPAAARKDEVLAAMQNGTLDCVTFGSSSTVENFLSLIPADELRAHPEVKLAAIGPVTAKTLADNGLPCHIQPEAYTIPALVEALKAHYSPQR; this is translated from the coding sequence ATGAAGGTCTATCTTATCGGAGCCGGTCCCGGCGATGCCGGGCTGCTGACCCTGAAGGGCCGTGACGCGCTGGCCTGCGCGGACGTGGTGGTCTATGACGCACTGGCCAACGACTCGCTGCTGGGCCATGCCCGCCCCGATGCGGAGCGCATCTACGTGGGCAAGGTGGCGGGCAACCATGCCCTGCCCCAGCACGAGATCAACGCCCTGCTGGTGCGCAAGGCCAAGGAAGGCAAGGTGGTGGCCCGCCTCAAGGGCGGCGACCCCTACATCTTCGGCCGCGGCGGCGAAGAAGCCGAAGAACTGCTGGCCGCCGGCGTGCCTTTTGAGGAAGTGCCCGGCATCAGCAGCACCATCGCGGCCCCGGCCTATGCGGGCATCCCGCTGACCCACCGCAATTTCGCCTCGTCGGTGACCATCATCACCGGCCACGAGAACCCGGACAAGCCCGGTTCCGTGCACAACTGGAAGGCCCTGGCCGCCAGCGCCTCCACCCTGGTCTTCGTCATGGGCATGAAGAACCTGCCCGACATCGCCCGGCACCTGCTGGACGCGGGCATGGATCCCGACACTCCGGCCGCTCTGGTCTACCGCGGCACCACGCCCTACCAGCGCAGCCTGGTGGCCACCATCTCCACCCTGCCCCAGGCCGCCGTGGACAACAAATTCAGCAATCCCTCGGTCATCGTGGTGGGCAAGGTCTGCTCCCTGCACGACCAGCTGGGCTGGTTCGAACAGCGCCCGCTGTACGGCCGCAGCATCGTGGTCACCCGCGCCCGCGAACAGGCCAGCGGCCTGGCCCAAAGCCTGACCGAACTGGGCGCCAACGTCATCCAGTGCCCCACCATCGAGATCAGCCCCCTGGCCGATTACAGCGAGCTGGACGCCGCTGTGGCCCGTCTGGCCGAATACGGCTGGATCATCTTCACCTCGGTCAACGGCGTGCGTCACTTCTGGAAGCGCCTGGCCACCTGCGGCCGTGACAGCCGCGCCATCGGCCAGTGCAAGGTGGCGGCCATCGGCCCCGCCACGGCCGACGCCCTGCGCGAACGCGGCATCGAGCCCGACTTCATCCCGGCCCGCTATGTGGCCGAGGGCGTGGTGGAAGGCCTGCTGGCCATGGGCCCCGTGGCCGGCGTCAAGATGCTCCTGCCCCGCGCCGCCAAGGCCCGCGAAGTGCTGCCCGACGAGCTGCGCAAGGCCGGGGCGCAGGTGGACGTCATCGCCGCCTACGAGACCGTGCCCGCCGCCGCCCGCAAGGACGAAGTGCTGGCCGCCATGCAGAACGGCACCCTGGACTGCGTGACCTTCGGCTCTTCCTCCACGGTGGAGAACTTCCTCTCCCTGATCCCGGCGGACGAGCTGCGCGCCCATCCTGAAGTGAAGCTGGCCGCCATCGGCCCGGTCACGGCCAAGACCCTGGCCGACAACGGCCTGCCCTGCCACATCCAGCCCGAGGCCTACACCATCCCCGCGCTGGTGGAGGCCCTGAAAGCTCACTACAGCCCGCAGAGGTAA
- the purN gene encoding phosphoribosylglycinamide formyltransferase encodes MALKIAILASGSGTNAQSMIDKAAQGVLDIDIRLIAGNRPGAKVFERAEKAGIPHVCIDHKAFADRESFDREMVAAIKASGAEYVVLAGYMRMLTSTFLQAFPGRVINIHPAILPSFPGAHGGPDAQAYGVKITGCTVHFVEELVDSGPVIIQAAVPANAGEELDDLMNRIHPLEHRIYPQALQWLAEGRLRVEGRQVFLAPADRKTVTPDGPWLVWPPLEEGF; translated from the coding sequence ATGGCCCTGAAAATCGCCATCCTGGCTTCCGGCAGCGGCACCAACGCCCAGTCCATGATCGACAAGGCCGCCCAGGGCGTGCTGGACATCGACATCCGCCTCATCGCGGGCAACCGTCCCGGCGCCAAGGTCTTCGAACGCGCCGAAAAGGCCGGCATCCCGCATGTCTGCATCGACCACAAGGCCTTTGCCGACCGCGAGAGCTTCGACCGCGAGATGGTGGCCGCCATCAAGGCGTCCGGCGCGGAATATGTGGTGCTGGCGGGCTATATGCGCATGCTGACCAGCACCTTCCTCCAGGCCTTCCCCGGCCGGGTCATCAACATCCATCCCGCCATCCTGCCCAGCTTCCCGGGCGCCCACGGCGGTCCCGATGCCCAGGCCTACGGCGTGAAGATCACGGGCTGCACCGTGCACTTCGTGGAAGAACTGGTGGACAGCGGCCCGGTCATCATCCAGGCCGCCGTGCCTGCCAATGCCGGCGAGGAACTGGACGACCTCATGAACCGCATCCATCCGCTGGAGCACCGCATCTACCCGCAGGCCCTGCAATGGCTGGCCGAAGGCCGCCTGCGCGTGGAAGGCCGCCAGGTCTTCCTGGCCCCGGCCGACCGCAAGACCGTGACGCCTGACGGCCCCTGGCTGGTCTGGCCGCCGCTGGAAGAAGGCTTCTAG
- the hemW gene encoding radical SAM family heme chaperone HemW, which translates to MLVYIHVPFCRSRCRYCAFHSLPLGPASPDSSPRVAAYRDSLLRELDLWAARLGRRPVESVFFGGGTPSLLPPDFQAAVLERIDRHFHLAAGAEISMEANPESLLARRAVDAYLAAGINRISMGVQSMDDSFLSLLGRPHRRADVLRAVEHLRAAGCRNLGLDLMWGLPGQDTAHWLATLEDALALEPEHVSAYGLTLEEGTPLERDWSAGRLSLPEDDEQERMYLEGIRLLAAHGLEQYEISNYARPGFFSRHNMGYWTGADYLGLGPAATSTLEGRRWTDTPDQARWQADIDAGRPDHDAEAITPRIRLEERLMLSLRTCAGFGLAEYTSLSDRDFMADHGDWCRELVAAGLARLDGVRLALTPQGLLVSNAVVADLFERLDELGM; encoded by the coding sequence ATGCTCGTCTACATCCACGTCCCGTTCTGCCGCTCCCGCTGCCGCTACTGCGCCTTCCACTCCCTGCCGCTGGGCCCTGCCTCGCCCGACAGTTCGCCCCGGGTGGCGGCCTACCGGGACAGCCTGCTGCGCGAGCTGGATCTTTGGGCCGCGCGCCTGGGCAGGCGGCCGGTGGAGAGCGTCTTTTTCGGCGGCGGGACGCCCAGCCTGCTGCCGCCCGACTTCCAGGCCGCCGTGCTGGAGCGCATCGACCGGCATTTCCATCTGGCGGCCGGGGCCGAGATCAGCATGGAGGCCAATCCCGAATCCCTGCTGGCCCGCCGGGCCGTGGACGCCTATCTGGCCGCGGGCATCAACCGCATCTCCATGGGCGTGCAGAGCATGGACGACAGTTTCCTTTCCCTGCTGGGACGGCCGCACCGGCGCGCCGACGTGCTGCGGGCCGTGGAGCATCTGCGGGCCGCGGGCTGCCGCAATCTGGGGCTGGACCTCATGTGGGGCCTGCCGGGACAGGATACGGCCCACTGGCTGGCCACGCTGGAAGACGCCCTTGCCCTGGAGCCGGAGCATGTCTCGGCCTATGGCCTGACGCTGGAAGAGGGCACGCCGCTGGAACGCGACTGGAGCGCCGGGCGTCTTTCCCTGCCCGAAGATGACGAGCAGGAACGCATGTATCTGGAAGGCATCCGCCTGCTGGCCGCGCACGGCCTGGAACAGTACGAGATCTCCAACTACGCCCGCCCCGGCTTTTTCAGCCGCCATAATATGGGCTACTGGACGGGTGCCGACTATCTGGGCCTGGGCCCGGCGGCCACGTCCACCCTGGAGGGCCGCCGCTGGACCGACACGCCCGATCAGGCGCGCTGGCAGGCCGACATCGACGCCGGACGTCCCGACCATGATGCCGAGGCCATCACGCCGCGCATCCGGCTGGAAGAGCGGCTCATGCTTTCCTTGCGTACCTGTGCGGGCTTCGGACTGGCGGAATACACGTCCCTCAGCGACCGGGATTTCATGGCCGACCACGGCGACTGGTGCCGCGAGCTGGTCGCCGCCGGTCTGGCCCGTCTGGACGGGGTCAGGCTGGCGCTCACGCCGCAGGGCCTGCTGGTCTCCAATGCCGTGGTGGCCGATCTGTTCGAGCGTCTGGACGAGCTGGGGATGTAA
- the ggt gene encoding gamma-glutamyltransferase — translation MERRRFLYSALAAASLATIPAVRSSAAATTTARREGSAPMTPSQRQNPMSCNGMVTSPHYLASQAGLDILRRGGTAIDAAVATAATLAVVYPQMCTLGGDNFWLIYDARTGKMKGLNASGRAGEKASIDFYRSRGLSKVPARGYLAANTVPGVVSGWDEAWKYSRSALGSQLSFASLLDTARELAERGFPVSTSLAYWSEVDTDPTDQEFRDLQRYPGFAATYLRDGKPYGLGEVMRLPELAATLALLADKGADEFYKGSIAAAIAADLEENGGLLTVRDFARHTADWVEPISVPYRDCRAWNLPPNTQGMASLEILNILNNFDLSQIREGSADYYHLIIEATKEAFLDRDTYLSDPAFVDIPLERLLSAGHGKRQAARIRMDRAATSLAPLDPKGDTIWLGVVDGQGNAVSLIQSIYHDFGSGIVPRGTGVLLQNRGSFFSLDPAHVNRLEPGKRTFHTLNPAMLTRNGKPFLVYGTMGGEGQPQTQAAIATRVLDYGMTPQEAIDAPRWLYGRTWGKSSNDLKLEGRISADVADELARRGHPVRRVEDYTDTMGHAGAIRIDPQTGVLQGGTDPRGDGLACGY, via the coding sequence ATGGAAAGACGAAGGTTCCTGTATTCGGCACTGGCCGCAGCCTCGCTGGCGACCATCCCGGCCGTGCGGAGCAGCGCCGCCGCCACTACGACAGCACGCAGGGAAGGGAGCGCGCCCATGACACCTTCCCAGAGACAGAACCCCATGAGCTGCAACGGCATGGTCACGTCGCCGCACTATCTGGCCAGCCAGGCCGGGCTGGACATCCTGCGGCGCGGCGGCACGGCCATCGACGCAGCTGTGGCCACGGCCGCCACCCTGGCCGTGGTCTATCCGCAGATGTGCACGCTGGGCGGCGACAATTTCTGGCTCATCTATGATGCCCGTACGGGCAAGATGAAGGGCCTCAATGCCAGCGGCCGCGCCGGGGAAAAGGCCAGCATCGACTTTTACCGCAGCCGGGGGCTGAGCAAGGTGCCGGCGCGCGGCTATCTGGCCGCCAATACCGTACCGGGCGTGGTCTCGGGCTGGGACGAGGCCTGGAAGTACAGCCGGTCGGCCCTGGGCTCGCAGCTTTCCTTCGCCTCCCTGCTGGACACGGCGCGCGAGCTGGCAGAGAGGGGCTTCCCGGTCAGCACGTCACTGGCGTACTGGAGCGAGGTGGACACCGACCCCACGGATCAGGAATTCCGCGATCTGCAGCGCTATCCGGGCTTTGCGGCCACCTATCTCAGGGATGGCAAGCCCTACGGGCTGGGCGAGGTCATGCGCCTGCCCGAGCTGGCGGCCACGCTGGCCCTGCTGGCGGACAAGGGCGCGGACGAATTCTACAAGGGCTCCATCGCCGCGGCCATAGCGGCGGATCTGGAAGAGAACGGCGGCCTGCTCACCGTGCGGGACTTTGCCCGGCATACGGCCGACTGGGTGGAGCCCATCTCCGTGCCGTACCGCGACTGCCGGGCCTGGAACCTGCCGCCCAACACCCAGGGCATGGCCTCGCTGGAGATCCTGAACATCCTCAACAACTTCGACCTGTCGCAGATACGGGAAGGCAGCGCGGACTATTACCATCTTATCATCGAGGCCACCAAGGAGGCCTTCCTCGACCGCGATACCTACCTTTCCGACCCGGCCTTCGTGGACATCCCGCTGGAGCGCCTGCTCTCGGCCGGGCACGGCAAGCGGCAGGCCGCCCGCATCCGCATGGACAGGGCCGCCACCAGCCTTGCGCCGCTGGACCCCAAGGGCGACACCATCTGGCTGGGCGTGGTGGACGGGCAGGGCAATGCCGTTTCCCTGATCCAGAGCATCTACCATGACTTCGGCTCCGGCATCGTGCCCCGGGGCACGGGCGTGCTGCTCCAGAACCGGGGCAGCTTCTTCTCCCTCGACCCTGCGCACGTCAACCGCCTTGAGCCCGGCAAGCGCACCTTCCACACCCTGAACCCGGCCATGCTGACCAGGAACGGCAAGCCTTTCCTCGTCTACGGTACCATGGGCGGCGAGGGCCAGCCCCAGACGCAGGCCGCCATCGCCACCCGCGTGCTGGATTACGGCATGACCCCGCAGGAAGCCATCGACGCGCCCCGCTGGCTGTACGGCCGCACCTGGGGCAAGTCCAGCAACGACCTCAAGCTGGAGGGCCGCATCTCCGCTGACGTGGCCGACGAGCTGGCCCGGCGCGGGCACCCCGTGCGCCGGGTGGAGGACTATACCGATACCATGGGCCATGCGGGTGCCATCCGCATCGACCCGCAGACAGGCGTGCTCCAGGGCGGTACGGACCCGCGCGGCGACGGCCTGGCCTGCGGCTATTAG
- a CDS encoding IS30 family transposase yields MGHHQLTQTHREILASLIAGNLSIRRIAGILGYAPSSISRELKRNSGKDGKYQADMAQRKAVWRNTKDKKASRRTPELVAYVQEKLRERWSPEQIAGRLRLQAACLNLPLISFKTIYRWIQKDSDSSKVRPFKGYGKYLRLKRPGKVFSRRTKSAVRYLPDLPDIDDRPGANIYGHWECDLIHGHRHSGYILTAVERKSGFLMAAFCRTRNVECVSSCLKELFSCVPARYRHTLTYDRGKEFFGFRQVDEALQVKSYFCHPGCPGERALNEQSNGLLRQFFPRRRDFSRLTNEEIARAVALITHRPRKKFGYLSTVEQLREKGILLAVQFI; encoded by the coding sequence GTGGGTCATCACCAGCTTACACAAACACATCGGGAAATACTAGCCAGCCTCATTGCCGGGAATCTTTCCATTCGGAGAATAGCGGGGATCTTGGGCTACGCGCCTTCCAGCATCAGCAGGGAGCTGAAACGCAACAGCGGGAAAGACGGGAAATATCAGGCGGATATGGCGCAACGCAAGGCTGTCTGGCGGAACACGAAGGACAAAAAGGCTTCCAGGCGTACACCCGAGCTGGTGGCCTACGTCCAGGAAAAACTCCGGGAACGCTGGTCTCCCGAACAGATCGCGGGGCGCTTGCGTCTGCAGGCCGCCTGCCTCAACCTTCCCTTGATAAGTTTCAAGACTATTTACCGTTGGATACAGAAAGACAGCGATTCCAGCAAGGTACGGCCTTTCAAGGGGTATGGGAAATATCTTCGTCTGAAGCGGCCAGGAAAAGTCTTTTCCAGGCGCACCAAGTCCGCTGTTCGCTATCTGCCCGATTTGCCGGACATAGACGACCGCCCAGGCGCCAATATTTATGGTCACTGGGAATGCGATCTCATACATGGTCATCGGCATTCAGGCTATATCCTGACGGCTGTGGAACGCAAAAGCGGCTTTCTCATGGCTGCATTTTGCCGGACGCGAAACGTGGAGTGCGTCTCTTCCTGCCTGAAGGAGCTGTTTTCCTGCGTCCCCGCACGCTATCGGCACACCTTGACCTATGACAGGGGCAAGGAGTTCTTCGGCTTCCGGCAGGTCGATGAGGCCCTTCAGGTAAAAAGTTACTTCTGCCATCCGGGCTGTCCGGGGGAACGTGCGCTGAACGAACAGAGCAACGGCCTGTTGCGGCAGTTCTTTCCCCGAAGGAGGGATTTTTCCCGGCTGACCAATGAAGAGATAGCAAGGGCGGTGGCTCTCATAACCCACCGCCCAAGAAAGAAGTTCGGTTATCTTTCGACTGTCGAGCAGCTGCGGGAAAAGGGTATCCTGCTTGCGGTGCAATTCATTTGA